A stretch of the Notamacropus eugenii isolate mMacEug1 chromosome 2, mMacEug1.pri_v2, whole genome shotgun sequence genome encodes the following:
- the NCSTN gene encoding nicastrin isoform X2: MATAGGGGGAASGGRRTCLLFCFVPLLAGLCQTNSVERKIYIPLNRTAPCVRLLNATHQIGCQSSISGDTGVIHVVEEEEDLKWVLTNGPNPPYMVLLEGKLFTRKLMEKLKGTQRISGLAVALAKPSPVDGFSPSVECPNDGFGVYSNSYGSEYAHCKQFKWNPEGNGLAYEDFDFPIFLLEDENETQVIKQCYWDHNQGVNGSAPAYPLCAMQLFSHMHAVTSTVTCMRRSAIQSTFSINPVVCDPLADFNVWNTLNPLNASGKLEPGDKVIIAATRLDSRSFFWNVAPGAESAVGSFITQLAVAEALQKAPDVVSLPRNVMFVFFQGETFDYIGSSRMVFDMEKGKFPVQLENIHAFVELGQVALKNSSDLWMHTDPMSQGDESIRTEVQNLLTILKNSSTGVPNVTMKEAGSNYSLPPSSFQRFLRSQNISGVVLTDHPHSFYNRYYQSIYDTAENIGLKYPAALTPDEAMDFVTDTAKSLASVATVLGRALYQLAGGTNHTAVEADPITVSRLLYGFLIKANNSWFQSVIRQDLKVFLGDGPLQHYIAVSSPINTTYVVQYVLANLTGTVVNLTREQCQDPKKAQDANKDLYEYAWVQGPEDPSGTGRLPQCVRSTARLAKAVSPAFELQQWESSEYSTWTESRWKDIRARIFLVASKELEFVTLIVGLSILFVSLIVTYFINAKADILFTTPREPGAVSY, encoded by the exons ATGGCCACTGCTGGGGGCGGCGGAGGAGCCGCCTCTGGGGGCCGGCGAACCTGCCTCCTCTTTTGCTTCGTTCCTTTGCTGGCAG GTCTGTGCCAAACAAATTCAGTGGAGAGGAAGATCTACATCCCCTTGAACAGAACGGCTCCCTGTGTCCGCCTGCTCAATGCCACTCACCAGATTGGCTGCCAGT CTTCCATTAGTGGGGACACAGGAGTGATCCATGTagtggaagaggaggaagatctGAAGTGGGTCCTAACCAATGGCCCAAACCCCCCCTATATGGTACTGCTGGAAGGCAAGCTTTTTACCAG GAAGCTGATGGAAAAGCTGAAGGGTACTCAGCGAATCTCTGGTCTTGCTGTGGCTCTCGCCAAGCCCAGTCCTGTAGATGGTTTCTCTCCCAGCGTTGAATGCCCTAATGATGGGTTTG GTGTCTACTCTAACTCCTATGGGTCAGAATATGCCCACTGCAAACAGTTCAAGTGGAACCCAGAAGGCAATGGATTAGCCTATGAGGATTTTgactttcccatctttctgctagAAGATGAGAATGAAACGCAGGTTATCAAGCAG TGCTATTGGGACCACAACCAGGGGGTGAATGGATCTGCCCCAGCCTACCCACTGTGCGCAATGCAGCTTTTTTCACACATGCACGCCGTCACCAGCACTGTCACCTGCATGCGACGTAGTGCTATCCAGAGCACATTCAGCATCAACCCAG TTGTCTGTGACCCCCTGGCTGACTTCAATGTGTGGAACACACTGAATCCTTTGAATGCATCTGGGAAGTTAGAGCCTGGGGACAAGGTGATCATCGCTGCCACCAGG TTGGATAGCCGCTCATTCTTCTGGAATGTGGCTCCTGGGGCTGAGAGTGCTGTTGGTTCCTTCATCACCCAGCTGGCGGTGGCTGAAGCTCTGCAGAAAGCACCAGATGTGGTGTCTCTGCCCCGGAATGTTATGTTTGTCTTCTTCCAAGGG GAGACTTTTGATTACATTGGTAGCTCACGGATGGTGTTTGACATGGAAAAGGGCAAGTTTCCTGTCCAGCTGGAGAACATACACGCATTTGTGGAACTTGGACAG GTAGCCTTGAAGAATTCTTCAGACTTGTGGATGCATACAGACCCCATGTCTCAGGGAGATGAATCCATCCGTACTGAG gtCCAGAATCTCCTGACCATACTAAAGAACAGCAGCACTGGGGTCCCTAATGTGACAATGAAGGAAGCGGGCTCCAActattctctcccaccctcctccTTTCAGAGGTTTCTCCGTAGCCAAAACATCTCTGGTGTCGTGCTTACTGACCACCCTCACTCCTTTTATAACAG GTATTACCAGAGTATCTATGATACTGCAGAAAACATTGGTCTGAAGTATCCTGCAGCCCTGACTCCTGATGAAGCCATGGACTTTGTGACTGACACAGCCAAG TCCTTGGCATCTGTGGCCACAGTGCTAGGACGTGCACTATACCAGCTAGCAGGGGGAACTAACCACACCGCTGTTGAGGCTGATCCAATAACG GTCTCTCGCTTGCTCTATGGGTTCCTGATTAAAGCCAACAACTCATGGTTCCAATCAGTTATCAGGCAGGACCTGAAGGTCTTCCTGG GAGATGGGCCCCTCCAGCATTACATTGCTGTTTCCAGCCCCATCAACACCACCTATGTGGTGCAGTATGTGCTGGCAAACTTGACTGGCACTGTGGTCAATCTTACCCGGGAGCAGTGCCAAGACCCAAAGAAGGCCCAAGATGCAAACAAGGAT CTGTATGAGTATGCATGGGTACAAGGCCCTGAGGACCCCAGTGGGACAGGTAGACTCCCCCAGTGTGTGCGCTCCACAGCACGACTGGCCAAGGCTGTGTCTCCTGCCTTTGAGCTACAGCAGTGGGAATCCTCTGAATATTCCACCTGGACAGAAAGCCGCTGGAAAGACATCCGTGCCCGCATTTTTCTTGTAGCTAGCAAGGAACTTGAG TTTGTCACCCTGATTGTGGGCCTCAGCATCCTCTTTGTTTCTCTCATCGTAACCTACTTCATCAATGCCAAAGCTGATATCCTGTTCACCACCCCTCGAGAGCCGGGAGCTGTGTCTTACTAA
- the NCSTN gene encoding nicastrin isoform X1 gives MATAGGGGGAASGGRRTCLLFCFVPLLAGLCQTNSVERKIYIPLNRTAPCVRLLNATHQIGCQSSISGDTGVIHVVEEEEDLKWVLTNGPNPPYMVLLEGKLFTRKLMEKLKGTQRISGLAVALAKPSPVDGFSPSVECPNDGFGVYSNSYGSEYAHCKQFKWNPEGNGLAYEDFDFPIFLLEDENETQVIKQCYWDHNQGVNGSAPAYPLCAMQLFSHMHAVTSTVTCMRRSAIQSTFSINPEVVCDPLADFNVWNTLNPLNASGKLEPGDKVIIAATRLDSRSFFWNVAPGAESAVGSFITQLAVAEALQKAPDVVSLPRNVMFVFFQGETFDYIGSSRMVFDMEKGKFPVQLENIHAFVELGQVALKNSSDLWMHTDPMSQGDESIRTEVQNLLTILKNSSTGVPNVTMKEAGSNYSLPPSSFQRFLRSQNISGVVLTDHPHSFYNRYYQSIYDTAENIGLKYPAALTPDEAMDFVTDTAKSLASVATVLGRALYQLAGGTNHTAVEADPITVSRLLYGFLIKANNSWFQSVIRQDLKVFLGDGPLQHYIAVSSPINTTYVVQYVLANLTGTVVNLTREQCQDPKKAQDANKDLYEYAWVQGPEDPSGTGRLPQCVRSTARLAKAVSPAFELQQWESSEYSTWTESRWKDIRARIFLVASKELEFVTLIVGLSILFVSLIVTYFINAKADILFTTPREPGAVSY, from the exons ATGGCCACTGCTGGGGGCGGCGGAGGAGCCGCCTCTGGGGGCCGGCGAACCTGCCTCCTCTTTTGCTTCGTTCCTTTGCTGGCAG GTCTGTGCCAAACAAATTCAGTGGAGAGGAAGATCTACATCCCCTTGAACAGAACGGCTCCCTGTGTCCGCCTGCTCAATGCCACTCACCAGATTGGCTGCCAGT CTTCCATTAGTGGGGACACAGGAGTGATCCATGTagtggaagaggaggaagatctGAAGTGGGTCCTAACCAATGGCCCAAACCCCCCCTATATGGTACTGCTGGAAGGCAAGCTTTTTACCAG GAAGCTGATGGAAAAGCTGAAGGGTACTCAGCGAATCTCTGGTCTTGCTGTGGCTCTCGCCAAGCCCAGTCCTGTAGATGGTTTCTCTCCCAGCGTTGAATGCCCTAATGATGGGTTTG GTGTCTACTCTAACTCCTATGGGTCAGAATATGCCCACTGCAAACAGTTCAAGTGGAACCCAGAAGGCAATGGATTAGCCTATGAGGATTTTgactttcccatctttctgctagAAGATGAGAATGAAACGCAGGTTATCAAGCAG TGCTATTGGGACCACAACCAGGGGGTGAATGGATCTGCCCCAGCCTACCCACTGTGCGCAATGCAGCTTTTTTCACACATGCACGCCGTCACCAGCACTGTCACCTGCATGCGACGTAGTGCTATCCAGAGCACATTCAGCATCAACCCAG AAGTTGTCTGTGACCCCCTGGCTGACTTCAATGTGTGGAACACACTGAATCCTTTGAATGCATCTGGGAAGTTAGAGCCTGGGGACAAGGTGATCATCGCTGCCACCAGG TTGGATAGCCGCTCATTCTTCTGGAATGTGGCTCCTGGGGCTGAGAGTGCTGTTGGTTCCTTCATCACCCAGCTGGCGGTGGCTGAAGCTCTGCAGAAAGCACCAGATGTGGTGTCTCTGCCCCGGAATGTTATGTTTGTCTTCTTCCAAGGG GAGACTTTTGATTACATTGGTAGCTCACGGATGGTGTTTGACATGGAAAAGGGCAAGTTTCCTGTCCAGCTGGAGAACATACACGCATTTGTGGAACTTGGACAG GTAGCCTTGAAGAATTCTTCAGACTTGTGGATGCATACAGACCCCATGTCTCAGGGAGATGAATCCATCCGTACTGAG gtCCAGAATCTCCTGACCATACTAAAGAACAGCAGCACTGGGGTCCCTAATGTGACAATGAAGGAAGCGGGCTCCAActattctctcccaccctcctccTTTCAGAGGTTTCTCCGTAGCCAAAACATCTCTGGTGTCGTGCTTACTGACCACCCTCACTCCTTTTATAACAG GTATTACCAGAGTATCTATGATACTGCAGAAAACATTGGTCTGAAGTATCCTGCAGCCCTGACTCCTGATGAAGCCATGGACTTTGTGACTGACACAGCCAAG TCCTTGGCATCTGTGGCCACAGTGCTAGGACGTGCACTATACCAGCTAGCAGGGGGAACTAACCACACCGCTGTTGAGGCTGATCCAATAACG GTCTCTCGCTTGCTCTATGGGTTCCTGATTAAAGCCAACAACTCATGGTTCCAATCAGTTATCAGGCAGGACCTGAAGGTCTTCCTGG GAGATGGGCCCCTCCAGCATTACATTGCTGTTTCCAGCCCCATCAACACCACCTATGTGGTGCAGTATGTGCTGGCAAACTTGACTGGCACTGTGGTCAATCTTACCCGGGAGCAGTGCCAAGACCCAAAGAAGGCCCAAGATGCAAACAAGGAT CTGTATGAGTATGCATGGGTACAAGGCCCTGAGGACCCCAGTGGGACAGGTAGACTCCCCCAGTGTGTGCGCTCCACAGCACGACTGGCCAAGGCTGTGTCTCCTGCCTTTGAGCTACAGCAGTGGGAATCCTCTGAATATTCCACCTGGACAGAAAGCCGCTGGAAAGACATCCGTGCCCGCATTTTTCTTGTAGCTAGCAAGGAACTTGAG TTTGTCACCCTGATTGTGGGCCTCAGCATCCTCTTTGTTTCTCTCATCGTAACCTACTTCATCAATGCCAAAGCTGATATCCTGTTCACCACCCCTCGAGAGCCGGGAGCTGTGTCTTACTAA